The Castanea sativa cultivar Marrone di Chiusa Pesio chromosome 11, ASM4071231v1 genome contains a region encoding:
- the LOC142615844 gene encoding fluoride export protein 1-like isoform X4, whose protein sequence is MDIGTADSEPRRSGSFSCTSSANSSLRRRSISLSAAAPVHIDDDIESEIVSEAGDIGDRALHSNRNSESSSHRFSGDHALENGLSAPISGDTLLHLNKYWSRDPPTMTTISVVTPLPKEIVSPLSTDAIVCSKDKKQDDKERLPKLLDYAFCLIHLAVFGILGVLTRYVLQKLFGPGVAGLTNDENILYLDLPSNMVGSFLMGWWGIVFKADISSVSDYLAIGLSTGYLGSLTTFSGWNQKMLDLIVDGHWVLAVLGFLVGLFLAAYSIIFGIETAKAFRWLLTRQNACTGSGTPSSSSNWRVDSFKRHLAVMVALILMLGLLWGVCGALLREDFSSGSSGAQLWLACFVGPPGVWIRWFLARLNGRGLGRAGLFKWVPFGTLAANVSAACIMAALSTVKKAVNSQNCDTVASGIQLGFLGCLSTVSTFIAEFNAMRESEHPWRAYAYALITVCISFGLGILIYSVPVWTKGYGL, encoded by the exons ATGGATATTGGGACTGCTGACTCTGAACCCAGACGAAGTGGATCATTTAGTTGCACAAGCAGTGCCAATTCTTCATTGAGAAGGCGTTCTATAAGTTTGTCAGCAGCTGCACCTGTTCATATTGATGATGACATTGAAAGTGAGATTGTCTCAGAGGCAGGAGATATTGGGGATAGGGCTCTTCATAGCAACAGGAATAGTGAGAGTAGCAGCCATCGCTTTTCTGGTGATCATGCATTAGAGAATGGATTATCTGCCCCCATTTCTGGGGATACTCTGTTGCACCTTAATAAGTATTGGTCTCGTGATCCACCAACAATGACTACGATCTCCGTAGTGACACCCTTGCCTAAGGAAATCGTATCTCCCCTTTCCACAGATGCAATTGTGTGCTCTAAAGACAAAAAGCAA GACGATAAGGAAAGGTTGCCAAAGTTATTGGATTATGCTTTCTGCCTCATTCATTTAGCTGTTTTTGGGATTCTTGGG GTTTTGACAAGGTATGTGCTACAAAAGCTGTTTGGTCCCGGAGTCGCTGGCTTGACAAACGATGAAAACATTCTGTACCTTGACCTTCCTTCCAATAtg gttgGTTCTTTCTTGATGGGGTGGTGGGGTATTGTTTTCAAAGCAGACATATCCAGCGTGTCAGACTACCTAGCAATAGGATTGTCAACTGGTTATTTGGGAAGTCTTACAACTTTCAGCGGTTGGAACCAGAAAATGCTTGATCTTATTGTTGATGGCCACTGGGTGCTTGCTGTGCTTGGTTTTCTTGTAG GTTTGTTTCTTGCAGCCTATTCCATTATTTTTGGGATTGAGACAGCCAAGGCTTTCAGGTGGCTTCTAACAAGGCAAAATGCGTGTACAGGAAGTGGCACTCCAAGCTCAAGCAGCAACTGGAGGGTGGACAGCTTCAAGCGTCACTTAGCAGTCATGGTGGCGTTGATTTTGATGCTAGGCTTGTTATGGGGTGTATGTGGAGCACTGTTGAGGGAGGATTTTAGCAGTGGTAGCAGTGGTGCTCAGCTATGGTTGGCTTGTTTTGTTGGACCTCCAGGTGTGTGGATCAGGTGGTTCTTAGCCAGACTTAATGGACGTGGGTTAGGCAGGGCTGGTTTGTTTAAATGGGTGCCATTTGGGACTCTAGCGGCCAATGTTTCTGCAGCTTGCATCATGGCAGCACTCTCTACTGTGAAGAAAGCT GTAAATAGCCAGAATTGTGATACTGTGGCATCGGGCATACAACTTGGATTCTTAGGCTGTTTGAGTACTGTCTCTACCTTCATTGCCGAGTTCAATGCAATGAGAGAAAGCGAACACCCTTGGAGGGCATATGCATATGCATTGATTACCGTTTGCATCTCATTCGGGTTGGGGATATTAATATACTCTGTACCTGTTTGGACAAAGGGGTATgg TTTGTAG
- the LOC142615844 gene encoding uncharacterized protein LOC142615844 isoform X2 encodes MDIGTADSEPRRSGSFSCTSSANSSLRRRSISLSAAAPVHIDDDIESEIVSEAGDIGDRALHSNRNSESSSHRFSGDHALENGLSAPISGDTLLHLNKYWSRDPPTMTTISVVTPLPKEIVSPLSTDAIVCSKDKKQDDKERLPKLLDYAFCLIHLAVFGILGVLTRYVLQKLFGPGVAGLTNDENILYLDLPSNMVGSFLMGWWGIVFKADISSVSDYLAIGLSTGYLGSLTTFSGWNQKMLDLIVDGHWVLAVLGFLVGLFLAAYSIIFGIETAKAFRWLLTRQNACTGSGTPSSSSNWRVDSFKRHLAVMVALILMLGLLWGVCGALLREDFSSGSSGAQLWLACFVGPPGVWIRWFLARLNGRGLGRAGLFKWVPFGTLAANVSAACIMAALSTVKKAVNSQNCDTVASGIQLGFLGCLSTVSTFIAEFNAMRESEHPWRAYAYALITVCISFGLGILIYSVPVWTKGCMDRMALADSDHLPQDQTSSYGHPIPVGISPSNLPITL; translated from the exons ATGGATATTGGGACTGCTGACTCTGAACCCAGACGAAGTGGATCATTTAGTTGCACAAGCAGTGCCAATTCTTCATTGAGAAGGCGTTCTATAAGTTTGTCAGCAGCTGCACCTGTTCATATTGATGATGACATTGAAAGTGAGATTGTCTCAGAGGCAGGAGATATTGGGGATAGGGCTCTTCATAGCAACAGGAATAGTGAGAGTAGCAGCCATCGCTTTTCTGGTGATCATGCATTAGAGAATGGATTATCTGCCCCCATTTCTGGGGATACTCTGTTGCACCTTAATAAGTATTGGTCTCGTGATCCACCAACAATGACTACGATCTCCGTAGTGACACCCTTGCCTAAGGAAATCGTATCTCCCCTTTCCACAGATGCAATTGTGTGCTCTAAAGACAAAAAGCAA GACGATAAGGAAAGGTTGCCAAAGTTATTGGATTATGCTTTCTGCCTCATTCATTTAGCTGTTTTTGGGATTCTTGGG GTTTTGACAAGGTATGTGCTACAAAAGCTGTTTGGTCCCGGAGTCGCTGGCTTGACAAACGATGAAAACATTCTGTACCTTGACCTTCCTTCCAATAtg gttgGTTCTTTCTTGATGGGGTGGTGGGGTATTGTTTTCAAAGCAGACATATCCAGCGTGTCAGACTACCTAGCAATAGGATTGTCAACTGGTTATTTGGGAAGTCTTACAACTTTCAGCGGTTGGAACCAGAAAATGCTTGATCTTATTGTTGATGGCCACTGGGTGCTTGCTGTGCTTGGTTTTCTTGTAG GTTTGTTTCTTGCAGCCTATTCCATTATTTTTGGGATTGAGACAGCCAAGGCTTTCAGGTGGCTTCTAACAAGGCAAAATGCGTGTACAGGAAGTGGCACTCCAAGCTCAAGCAGCAACTGGAGGGTGGACAGCTTCAAGCGTCACTTAGCAGTCATGGTGGCGTTGATTTTGATGCTAGGCTTGTTATGGGGTGTATGTGGAGCACTGTTGAGGGAGGATTTTAGCAGTGGTAGCAGTGGTGCTCAGCTATGGTTGGCTTGTTTTGTTGGACCTCCAGGTGTGTGGATCAGGTGGTTCTTAGCCAGACTTAATGGACGTGGGTTAGGCAGGGCTGGTTTGTTTAAATGGGTGCCATTTGGGACTCTAGCGGCCAATGTTTCTGCAGCTTGCATCATGGCAGCACTCTCTACTGTGAAGAAAGCT GTAAATAGCCAGAATTGTGATACTGTGGCATCGGGCATACAACTTGGATTCTTAGGCTGTTTGAGTACTGTCTCTACCTTCATTGCCGAGTTCAATGCAATGAGAGAAAGCGAACACCCTTGGAGGGCATATGCATATGCATTGATTACCGTTTGCATCTCATTCGGGTTGGGGATATTAATATACTCTGTACCTGTTTGGACAAAGGG GTGTATGGATAGAATGGCATTGGCAGACTCAGACCACCTTCCCCAAGACCAGACAAGCTCTTATGGACACCCAATCCCAGTGGGAATTTCTCCGTCAAATCTGCCTATCACATTGTAA
- the LOC142615844 gene encoding fluoride export protein 1-like isoform X1, whose product MDIGTADSEPRRSGSFSCTSSANSSLRRRSISLSAAAPVHIDDDIESEIVSEAGDIGDRALHSNRNSESSSHRFSGDHALENGLSAPISGDTLLHLNKYWSRDPPTMTTISVVTPLPKEIVSPLSTDAIVCSKDKKQDDKERLPKLLDYAFCLIHLAVFGILGVLTRYVLQKLFGPGVAGLTNDENILYLDLPSNMVGSFLMGWWGIVFKADISSVSDYLAIGLSTGYLGSLTTFSGWNQKMLDLIVDGHWVLAVLGFLVGLFLAAYSIIFGIETAKAFRWLLTRQNACTGSGTPSSSSNWRVDSFKRHLAVMVALILMLGLLWGVCGALLREDFSSGSSGAQLWLACFVGPPGVWIRWFLARLNGRGLGRAGLFKWVPFGTLAANVSAACIMAALSTVKKAVNSQNCDTVASGIQLGFLGCLSTVSTFIAEFNAMRESEHPWRAYAYALITVCISFGLGILIYSVPVWTKGYGCMDRMALADSDHLPQDQTSSYGHPIPVGISPSNLPITL is encoded by the exons ATGGATATTGGGACTGCTGACTCTGAACCCAGACGAAGTGGATCATTTAGTTGCACAAGCAGTGCCAATTCTTCATTGAGAAGGCGTTCTATAAGTTTGTCAGCAGCTGCACCTGTTCATATTGATGATGACATTGAAAGTGAGATTGTCTCAGAGGCAGGAGATATTGGGGATAGGGCTCTTCATAGCAACAGGAATAGTGAGAGTAGCAGCCATCGCTTTTCTGGTGATCATGCATTAGAGAATGGATTATCTGCCCCCATTTCTGGGGATACTCTGTTGCACCTTAATAAGTATTGGTCTCGTGATCCACCAACAATGACTACGATCTCCGTAGTGACACCCTTGCCTAAGGAAATCGTATCTCCCCTTTCCACAGATGCAATTGTGTGCTCTAAAGACAAAAAGCAA GACGATAAGGAAAGGTTGCCAAAGTTATTGGATTATGCTTTCTGCCTCATTCATTTAGCTGTTTTTGGGATTCTTGGG GTTTTGACAAGGTATGTGCTACAAAAGCTGTTTGGTCCCGGAGTCGCTGGCTTGACAAACGATGAAAACATTCTGTACCTTGACCTTCCTTCCAATAtg gttgGTTCTTTCTTGATGGGGTGGTGGGGTATTGTTTTCAAAGCAGACATATCCAGCGTGTCAGACTACCTAGCAATAGGATTGTCAACTGGTTATTTGGGAAGTCTTACAACTTTCAGCGGTTGGAACCAGAAAATGCTTGATCTTATTGTTGATGGCCACTGGGTGCTTGCTGTGCTTGGTTTTCTTGTAG GTTTGTTTCTTGCAGCCTATTCCATTATTTTTGGGATTGAGACAGCCAAGGCTTTCAGGTGGCTTCTAACAAGGCAAAATGCGTGTACAGGAAGTGGCACTCCAAGCTCAAGCAGCAACTGGAGGGTGGACAGCTTCAAGCGTCACTTAGCAGTCATGGTGGCGTTGATTTTGATGCTAGGCTTGTTATGGGGTGTATGTGGAGCACTGTTGAGGGAGGATTTTAGCAGTGGTAGCAGTGGTGCTCAGCTATGGTTGGCTTGTTTTGTTGGACCTCCAGGTGTGTGGATCAGGTGGTTCTTAGCCAGACTTAATGGACGTGGGTTAGGCAGGGCTGGTTTGTTTAAATGGGTGCCATTTGGGACTCTAGCGGCCAATGTTTCTGCAGCTTGCATCATGGCAGCACTCTCTACTGTGAAGAAAGCT GTAAATAGCCAGAATTGTGATACTGTGGCATCGGGCATACAACTTGGATTCTTAGGCTGTTTGAGTACTGTCTCTACCTTCATTGCCGAGTTCAATGCAATGAGAGAAAGCGAACACCCTTGGAGGGCATATGCATATGCATTGATTACCGTTTGCATCTCATTCGGGTTGGGGATATTAATATACTCTGTACCTGTTTGGACAAAGGGGTATgg GTGTATGGATAGAATGGCATTGGCAGACTCAGACCACCTTCCCCAAGACCAGACAAGCTCTTATGGACACCCAATCCCAGTGGGAATTTCTCCGTCAAATCTGCCTATCACATTGTAA
- the LOC142615844 gene encoding fluoride export protein 1-like isoform X5, which translates to MDIGTADSEPRRSGSFSCTSSANSSLRRRSISLSAAAPVHIDDDIESEIVSEAGDIGDRALHSNRNSESSSHRFSGDHALENGLSAPISGDTLLHLNKYWSRDPPTMTTISVVTPLPKEIVSPLSTDAIVCSKDKKQDDKERLPKLLDYAFCLIHLAVFGILGVLTRYVLQKLFGPGVAGLTNDENILYLDLPSNMVGSFLMGWWGIVFKADISSVSDYLAIGLSTGYLGSLTTFSGWNQKMLDLIVDGHWVLAVLGFLVGLFLAAYSIIFGIETAKAFRWLLTRQNACTGSGTPSSSSNWRVDSFKRHLAVMVALILMLGLLWGVCGALLREDFSSGSSGAQLWLACFVGPPGVWIRWFLARLNGRGLGRAGLFKWVPFGTLAANVSAACIMAALSTVKKAVNSQNCDTVASGIQLGFLGCLSTVSTFIAEFNAMRESEHPWRAYAYALITVCISFGLGILIYSVPVWTKGL; encoded by the exons ATGGATATTGGGACTGCTGACTCTGAACCCAGACGAAGTGGATCATTTAGTTGCACAAGCAGTGCCAATTCTTCATTGAGAAGGCGTTCTATAAGTTTGTCAGCAGCTGCACCTGTTCATATTGATGATGACATTGAAAGTGAGATTGTCTCAGAGGCAGGAGATATTGGGGATAGGGCTCTTCATAGCAACAGGAATAGTGAGAGTAGCAGCCATCGCTTTTCTGGTGATCATGCATTAGAGAATGGATTATCTGCCCCCATTTCTGGGGATACTCTGTTGCACCTTAATAAGTATTGGTCTCGTGATCCACCAACAATGACTACGATCTCCGTAGTGACACCCTTGCCTAAGGAAATCGTATCTCCCCTTTCCACAGATGCAATTGTGTGCTCTAAAGACAAAAAGCAA GACGATAAGGAAAGGTTGCCAAAGTTATTGGATTATGCTTTCTGCCTCATTCATTTAGCTGTTTTTGGGATTCTTGGG GTTTTGACAAGGTATGTGCTACAAAAGCTGTTTGGTCCCGGAGTCGCTGGCTTGACAAACGATGAAAACATTCTGTACCTTGACCTTCCTTCCAATAtg gttgGTTCTTTCTTGATGGGGTGGTGGGGTATTGTTTTCAAAGCAGACATATCCAGCGTGTCAGACTACCTAGCAATAGGATTGTCAACTGGTTATTTGGGAAGTCTTACAACTTTCAGCGGTTGGAACCAGAAAATGCTTGATCTTATTGTTGATGGCCACTGGGTGCTTGCTGTGCTTGGTTTTCTTGTAG GTTTGTTTCTTGCAGCCTATTCCATTATTTTTGGGATTGAGACAGCCAAGGCTTTCAGGTGGCTTCTAACAAGGCAAAATGCGTGTACAGGAAGTGGCACTCCAAGCTCAAGCAGCAACTGGAGGGTGGACAGCTTCAAGCGTCACTTAGCAGTCATGGTGGCGTTGATTTTGATGCTAGGCTTGTTATGGGGTGTATGTGGAGCACTGTTGAGGGAGGATTTTAGCAGTGGTAGCAGTGGTGCTCAGCTATGGTTGGCTTGTTTTGTTGGACCTCCAGGTGTGTGGATCAGGTGGTTCTTAGCCAGACTTAATGGACGTGGGTTAGGCAGGGCTGGTTTGTTTAAATGGGTGCCATTTGGGACTCTAGCGGCCAATGTTTCTGCAGCTTGCATCATGGCAGCACTCTCTACTGTGAAGAAAGCT GTAAATAGCCAGAATTGTGATACTGTGGCATCGGGCATACAACTTGGATTCTTAGGCTGTTTGAGTACTGTCTCTACCTTCATTGCCGAGTTCAATGCAATGAGAGAAAGCGAACACCCTTGGAGGGCATATGCATATGCATTGATTACCGTTTGCATCTCATTCGGGTTGGGGATATTAATATACTCTGTACCTGTTTGGACAAAGGG TTTGTAG
- the LOC142615844 gene encoding fluoride export protein 1-like isoform X3, whose amino-acid sequence MDIGTADSEPRRSGSFSCTSSANSSLRRRSISLSAAAPVHIDDDIESEIVSEAGDIGDRALHSNRNSESSSHRFSGDHALENGLSAPISGDTLLHLNKYWSRDPPTMTTISVVTPLPKEIVSPLSTDAIVCSKDKKQDDKERLPKLLDYAFCLIHLAVFGILGVLTRYVLQKLFGPGVAGLTNDENILYLDLPSNMVGSFLMGWWGIVFKADISSVSDYLAIGLSTGYLGSLTTFSGWNQKMLDLIVDGHWVLAVLGFLVGSGTPSSSSNWRVDSFKRHLAVMVALILMLGLLWGVCGALLREDFSSGSSGAQLWLACFVGPPGVWIRWFLARLNGRGLGRAGLFKWVPFGTLAANVSAACIMAALSTVKKAVNSQNCDTVASGIQLGFLGCLSTVSTFIAEFNAMRESEHPWRAYAYALITVCISFGLGILIYSVPVWTKGYGCMDRMALADSDHLPQDQTSSYGHPIPVGISPSNLPITL is encoded by the exons ATGGATATTGGGACTGCTGACTCTGAACCCAGACGAAGTGGATCATTTAGTTGCACAAGCAGTGCCAATTCTTCATTGAGAAGGCGTTCTATAAGTTTGTCAGCAGCTGCACCTGTTCATATTGATGATGACATTGAAAGTGAGATTGTCTCAGAGGCAGGAGATATTGGGGATAGGGCTCTTCATAGCAACAGGAATAGTGAGAGTAGCAGCCATCGCTTTTCTGGTGATCATGCATTAGAGAATGGATTATCTGCCCCCATTTCTGGGGATACTCTGTTGCACCTTAATAAGTATTGGTCTCGTGATCCACCAACAATGACTACGATCTCCGTAGTGACACCCTTGCCTAAGGAAATCGTATCTCCCCTTTCCACAGATGCAATTGTGTGCTCTAAAGACAAAAAGCAA GACGATAAGGAAAGGTTGCCAAAGTTATTGGATTATGCTTTCTGCCTCATTCATTTAGCTGTTTTTGGGATTCTTGGG GTTTTGACAAGGTATGTGCTACAAAAGCTGTTTGGTCCCGGAGTCGCTGGCTTGACAAACGATGAAAACATTCTGTACCTTGACCTTCCTTCCAATAtg gttgGTTCTTTCTTGATGGGGTGGTGGGGTATTGTTTTCAAAGCAGACATATCCAGCGTGTCAGACTACCTAGCAATAGGATTGTCAACTGGTTATTTGGGAAGTCTTACAACTTTCAGCGGTTGGAACCAGAAAATGCTTGATCTTATTGTTGATGGCCACTGGGTGCTTGCTGTGCTTGGTTTTCTTGTAG GAAGTGGCACTCCAAGCTCAAGCAGCAACTGGAGGGTGGACAGCTTCAAGCGTCACTTAGCAGTCATGGTGGCGTTGATTTTGATGCTAGGCTTGTTATGGGGTGTATGTGGAGCACTGTTGAGGGAGGATTTTAGCAGTGGTAGCAGTGGTGCTCAGCTATGGTTGGCTTGTTTTGTTGGACCTCCAGGTGTGTGGATCAGGTGGTTCTTAGCCAGACTTAATGGACGTGGGTTAGGCAGGGCTGGTTTGTTTAAATGGGTGCCATTTGGGACTCTAGCGGCCAATGTTTCTGCAGCTTGCATCATGGCAGCACTCTCTACTGTGAAGAAAGCT GTAAATAGCCAGAATTGTGATACTGTGGCATCGGGCATACAACTTGGATTCTTAGGCTGTTTGAGTACTGTCTCTACCTTCATTGCCGAGTTCAATGCAATGAGAGAAAGCGAACACCCTTGGAGGGCATATGCATATGCATTGATTACCGTTTGCATCTCATTCGGGTTGGGGATATTAATATACTCTGTACCTGTTTGGACAAAGGGGTATgg GTGTATGGATAGAATGGCATTGGCAGACTCAGACCACCTTCCCCAAGACCAGACAAGCTCTTATGGACACCCAATCCCAGTGGGAATTTCTCCGTCAAATCTGCCTATCACATTGTAA